From the genome of Hymenobacter cellulosilyticus, one region includes:
- a CDS encoding hotdog fold thioesterase: MAHPTADLAQLNAWCRNTLGEHLGIEITEVGDRLLVGRMPVDHRTHQPMGLLHGGASVALAETLGSIGAALQVDVRKKACVGLEINANHLKGVHSGWVVGRATALHVGRSTQVWEIRITHEETGMLVCVSRITMAVIDLPASAEPKA, encoded by the coding sequence ATGGCACATCCTACCGCCGACCTGGCCCAGCTCAACGCCTGGTGCCGCAATACGTTGGGCGAACACCTTGGTATTGAAATAACTGAAGTCGGCGACCGGCTGCTGGTGGGCCGCATGCCGGTAGACCACCGCACCCACCAGCCCATGGGCCTGCTGCACGGCGGCGCCTCGGTGGCCCTGGCCGAAACCCTGGGCAGCATTGGGGCCGCCCTGCAGGTTGACGTACGCAAAAAAGCCTGTGTGGGGCTGGAAATCAACGCGAATCATCTGAAAGGAGTGCATTCAGGCTGGGTAGTGGGCCGGGCCACGGCCCTGCACGTGGGCCGCAGCACCCAGGTTTGGGAAATTCGCATCACCCACGAGGAAACCGGTATGCTGGTGTGCGTAAGCCGCATTACCATGGCCGTAATCGACTTGCCGGCCAGCGCCGAGCCCAAAGCATGA
- a CDS encoding chorismate-binding protein, which produces MSTPQPRTVASWPGPVPAPPQQLQQLLTFALQQQLPVAVWRLPGSEHAQLCLSLSAEAALTGLPPALTPEAPAGFAFFPFRDSDHNPALFLPADIYWHAEVPDQLHLDPTDSRASQLLAFLATEHAKNPAPLPWHLSTQPVPHTASQQEYYQLVETGVEAIKSGQVVKVVSSRAARRPLPENFDALRAFRDLCSRYPGLSCRW; this is translated from the coding sequence ATGAGCACACCGCAGCCGCGGACGGTAGCCTCCTGGCCGGGCCCGGTGCCGGCTCCGCCCCAGCAGCTTCAGCAGCTGCTTACCTTTGCCCTGCAGCAGCAACTGCCGGTGGCGGTTTGGCGCCTACCCGGCAGTGAGCACGCCCAACTGTGTCTGAGCTTGTCGGCCGAAGCAGCGCTGACGGGCCTGCCCCCGGCCCTGACGCCGGAAGCGCCGGCCGGTTTCGCCTTTTTTCCGTTCCGCGACTCCGACCACAACCCGGCCCTGTTTCTGCCGGCCGACATCTACTGGCACGCCGAAGTACCCGACCAGCTCCACCTCGACCCGACCGACAGCCGGGCCAGCCAGCTGCTGGCATTTCTGGCCACTGAGCACGCCAAAAACCCTGCGCCCCTGCCCTGGCACCTGAGCACCCAGCCGGTGCCGCACACGGCCAGTCAGCAGGAGTATTATCAGTTGGTGGAAACCGGCGTGGAAGCCATTAAAAGCGGACAGGTAGTAAAAGTAGTGTCGTCGCGGGCGGCGCGGCGGCCTCTGCCCGAAAACTTCGACGCGCTGCGGGCTTTTCGGGATTTGTGCTCCCGCTACCCCGGGCTTTCGTGTCGCTGGTGA